attttcttaaacaagccacatataaagtctagattcttgatcattgggtctagacagaaacatgtagtatcagttacttaATTTCAAATGTtcctttaataaatttaaaacggaatctgtactgacaaaactgaagaaaaattataattttacaaatattgggtacttatgtcactaaaaataaacattgggtttatgctgcttacaaacttaaaattttgagtacttatgccgctatttaccctataatttaatataacaatTATAAATACTTTTATAGTAAAATAATTGTTTTGGTATATTTTTATCTATTTCGTTATTTGTgagattcaatttttatttttcatgatcatgtatattatatttatttagaatCTGTTAGAGAGTTCCTACATAGCTATAATGTGTGAAAAGATAAcagaatatataagaaaaataagttACTCCTCctattgccaattggttttgagatggaatccCATCCACCTTAtcccaaattctaacatggtattTTTTGGAGCTaccaaaaatctaaaaataattgaTCCAAgagccaaaataaaaaaaaaaaatcaatccaaAAATACCAATCTAAAAAGTACATCAGGGATAGtgagctaaaaaaaaaaagctgctTATGATCCagttgtaacgtccccgcttcaagcctccattgtgtccttacacccacggactaatggctcttatacacgagtacgccactctggctgcttcctggatcgatgactgaccctacaaaccaacacgagtgttttctgcgtgctttgtcctcactcgcacgcatcctgggaaaacttcccaggaggtcacccatccttgaaattgctcccaagccaagcacgcttaactgtggagttctttcgtgatgggctaccgaaaaacaagatgcaccttgttgatataggtagtaccaatcaatccatttaagccctcttcaactgtgtagtcccatacctacacagtctcagaatcatcccacttgaccttccccaggcggtgtgggattgcacagcttacccggtgtttccccttacggatcacgggactactgactgtcacaatcacccccccttacggggtccgacgtcctcgtcgaccacacttccggctgggtcaaggctctgataccatttgtaacgtccccgcttcaagcctccattgggtccttacacccacggactaatggctcttatacacgagtacgccactctggatgcttcctggatcgatgactgaccctacaaaccaacacgagtgttttctgcgtgctttgtcctcactcgcacgcatcctgggaaaacttcccaggaggtcacccatccttgaaattgctcccaagccaagcacgcttaactgtggagttctttcgtgatgggctaccgaaaaacaagatgcaccttgttgatataggtagtaccaatcaatccatttaagcctcttcaactgtgtagtcccatacctacacagtctcagaatcatcccacttgaccttccccaggcggtgtgggattgcacagcttacccggtgtttccccttacggatcacgggactactgactgtcacaccaGTTGTCCATGATGGGAAGCAAATACAATAGCTACCATTTTGAGGAGGATGTTAGAGAGTtacacattgctaatgtgtaaaaaaataatataatatataagataaatgTGCTACTCTTCCCAttattaattggttttgagatggaatattcaccttatcccaaattttaaaaaatttacaatttgtCCTAAAAAAACTACATCGTATGCaatcttaaaaataaattagactaaaaaactcTATTGAATATCATAAGAAATTGAGAATGGATCAAAACAACCTTTTAAGAAGATGTACTATCAAGTTTTGTTAGACACCACTTACACCTAATAATACCCTCACAATTTTCTGCCaacatataattattttcatattttatattttaattattgtttatttaaaaaataaaataataaaacttgtGTGGGATGTGTGATTCTttcttctatatatataatagctaTATAGTTGCTTTTAGCTAGACCTAATTTTCTATAGGGTATAGACACTCGAATCCTGCTCTGAGTAACTCACGTGACCACATATAtacttctatatatatatacatatatcaatcaagtagtaaaaaaCCCAGTTGAGAAACATCATGGCCTATAATAAGTTTCCaagtacaacaacaacaactgaTCAGTATTGTTGTAGCTCATCTTTTGATtcaaataagaataataataatagtaaagagatgaggaagaagaagggtaagaagaagaataataaagttTGTGGTGGTGTGAAACTGTCTACGGATCCTCAAAGCGTTGCGGCTCGAGAAAGAAGACACAGAATAAGCGAGCGTTTTAAGATCTTACAGAGTTTGGTCCCAGGCGGAGCAAAGATGGACACTGTTTCAATGCTCGAAGAGGCAATTCACTACGTCAAGTTTCTCAAGGCTCAGATATGGCTTCATCAAACCATCATTAATCACAATAATCATCATGATCTTCTTCTTGATTATGATGATGACGTGGCCCTTGCCCCAGCTGCTACTActattcataataataataattccatGTACCTTAGTACTCCACCTGATCATCATAATCATCTTATTAAT
This region of Cannabis sativa cultivar Pink pepper isolate KNU-18-1 chromosome 7, ASM2916894v1, whole genome shotgun sequence genomic DNA includes:
- the LOC115696254 gene encoding transcription factor SPATULA — its product is MAYNKFPSTTTTTDQYCCSSSFDSNKNNNNSKEMRKKKGKKKNNKVCGGVKLSTDPQSVAARERRHRISERFKILQSLVPGGAKMDTVSMLEEAIHYVKFLKAQIWLHQTIINHNNHHDLLLDYDDDVALAPAATTIHNNNNSMYLSTPPDHHNHLINHYNRVYATPQNDYHGSSTTTTTTTTVVPLPPPPPADVIMPYPPPPLPHQDYYSCFQNQDTMSFNNHDFINY